The following are encoded together in the Ictalurus punctatus breed USDA103 chromosome 1, Coco_2.0, whole genome shotgun sequence genome:
- the nrros gene encoding transforming growth factor beta activator LRRC33: MPGIGVLLYVGLVAVLPALCHPHTPCTLTQRTAICNSLRLSSVPGDLPQQIEELFLNENIIIKLQNGCFSRYPFLRTLSCANCLLNASDDQVFSSSPLIESLGFASNELHKEHKQFAQSLGSLSRLRILDISGNGLTEDMVSELLENLTSLEFLDLSRNVLLRLDEYAFRNLHQLKELNLERNVLFEIDGAFDHLKKLRRINLAFNSLPCLMKFEMTQLIVLNASHNLIEWFITNQDLTETFELETLDLSDNRLLYFPFLPTYNRIKTLLLANNHIGFYSHLSQITSLNWTNSVEFYNLGGNASNITAELWSDDFHGDISSVELLDLSVNQVSYFPQGFLRKMPRLYWLRMRSNCFESLNLTGEDLPVTLYELDVSNNRLTELHAHSSSVSELNNLTHLNLSLNNIQKLPSRVFTTFPRLSIVDLSYNTVGLCHPKELHNSNSSSCALWTNLSSLKQLHIAGCNLINIPPLVFDGTPLTYLDLSNNPDLHIGQDCLSGLSGTLQHLGLSNTGLQDFNFSPFKQLQFLNISKNSISELPKSLMTLNLKLLDLRNNRLSTIKPEHATVLAKQVQIVYMNGNYFNCCQLDWYRTFEESKILHVADLLEVTCVDLHQQILKAGLFDSVLCGGKSTDESIFWYILLFLSIGVSLVGVSVIYFLTFRPRLLPRVIKKKCWKPTTY; encoded by the exons ATGCCGGGCATCGGAGTCCTTCTCTATGTTGGCTTGGTGGCTGTACTGCCAGCTCTTTGCCATCCTCACACCCCCTGCACACTG aCTCAAAGGACGGCTATATGTAATAGCCTCCGACTCTCTTCTGTTCCCGGCGACTTGCCACAGCAAATAGAAgagctttttttaaatgagaacattattattaaattacaaaatggATGCTTCTCAAGGTATCCTTTCCTTCGCACACTGAGCTGTGCAAACTGCCTTTTAAATGCATCAGATGACCAAGTGTTCTCCAGTTCACCTCTGATAGAGAGCCTCGGTTTTGCCAGCAATGAACTTCACAAGGAGCACAAGCAGTTTGCCCAGTCTCTTGGTTCTTTGTCCAGGCTTCGGATTCTGGATATTTCCGGCAATGGGCTAACAGAGGACATGGTTTCTGAGCTCTTAGAGAACCTCACATCTCTCGAGTTCCTGGACTTGTCCAGGAATGTTCTACTGAGATTGGACGAGTACGCATTTAGAAACCTTCATCAGCTCAAAGAACTGAATCTAGAAAGGAATGTTTTGTTTGAGATTGATGGCGCGTTTGATCACTTAAAAAAGCTCAGACGGATTAACTTGGCGTTCAATTCCCTGCCATGCCTCATGAAATTCGAGATGACCCAGTTGATAGTACTAAATGCCAGTCACAACCTCATTGAATGGTTCATAACTAATCAGGACCTCACAGAAACCTTTGAGCTGGAGACGCTGGACTTATCTGATAACCGGCTTCTGTATTTTCCATTCCTTCCAACCTACAATCGCATTAAAACACTGTTATTAGCCAATAACCATATTGGCTTTTACAGCCATCTCTCACAGATCACCTCTTTAAACTGGACCAATAGTGTTGAGTTCTACAATTTGGGTGGAAATGCCAGCAATATTACAGCAGAACTTTGGAGCGATGACTTTCATGGAGATATATCTTCTGTGGAATTGCTGGATCTCAGTGTTAACCAGGTGAGCTACTTCCCTCAGGGGTTTCTTCGGAAAATGCCTCGTCTCTACTGGCTGAGGATGAGGAGCAATTGCTTTGAATCCCTGAATCTAACAGGAGAAGATCTTCCTGTAACTCTGTATGAGCTGGATGTGAGCAACAACAGACTTACTGAACTGCATGCACACTCCAGCTCAGTCAGTGAACTAAATAACCTTACACATTTGAACCTGAGCTTAAACAACATACAGAAGCTTCCCTCTAGAGTGTTCACTACTTTCCCCAGGCTCAGCATTGTGGACCTCAGTTATAACACAGTGGGATTGTGCCATCCTAAAGAGCTACATAACTCAAACTCATCATCCTGTGCTCTTTGGACAAATCTTTCCTCATTGAAACAGCTCCACATTGCTGGATGCAACTTAATCAATATCCCGCCATTAGTGTTCGATGGCACACCGCTAACATACCTTGACCTGTCCAACAACCCAGACCTGCACATTGGACAAGACTGTTTATCAGGTCTCAGTGGGACTTTGCAGCACCTAGGCCTGAGCAACACAGGTTTGCAGGACTTTAACTTTTCTCCATttaaacaattacaatttttaaacaTCTCCAAAAACTCAATATCAGAGCTTCCTAAATCTCTAATGACACTGAACTTGAAGCTCCTGGACTTGAGGAACAACAGGTTGTCTACTATTAAACCAGAACATGCTACTGTGCTAGCTAAACAAGTGCAGATTGTGTATATGAATGGAAATTATTTCAACTGCTGCCAGTTAGATTGGTACAGGACGTTTGAGGAGTCCAAAATCCTCCATGTGGCTGATCTTTTAGAGGTTACATGTGTAGACCTACACCAGCAGATACTAAAAGCTGGTCTTTTTGACTCCGTTCTTTGTGGGGGCAAAAGCACAGATGAATCTATTTTCTGGTACATTTTGCTATTTTTATCTATTGGTGTGTCCCTAGTGGGTGTCTCTGTCATTTATTTCCTGACTTTCAGACCCAGACTACTGCCACGggtaattaaaaagaaatgttggAAGCCCACAACCTATTGA